Proteins found in one Miscanthus floridulus cultivar M001 chromosome 4, ASM1932011v1, whole genome shotgun sequence genomic segment:
- the LOC136552504 gene encoding probable mixed-linked glucan synthase 3: MASPPPADGANGGLTDPLLVSANGHGASPRKAAHGAKGKYWVASDKAERRAAKEAGGEDGRALLFRKYKVKGSLLHPYRLLIIIRLIAVLVFFAWRIRHNKSDIMWFWTMSIVGDVWFGFSWLLNQLPKFNPVKTIPDLAALKRYFDFSEGTSRLPGIDVFVTTADPIDEPILYTMNCVLSILAVDYPVDRLACYLSDDSGALVLYEALVEVGKFAPLWVPFCRKYSIEPRAPESYFEHVAPPQAGRVTQEFLNDYRRVQMEYDEFKVRLDNLPDSIRKRSDVYNSMRATQGGQKATWMANGTQWPGTWIDPTENHRKGHHAPIAKVVLDHPSREQHHGSQPITESNLNIGTTDERLPMLVYVSREKNPSYDHNKKAGALNAQLRASALLSNAQLVINFDCDHYINNSQALSSAVCFMLDQRDGDNTAFVQFPQRFDNVDPTDRYGNHNRVFFDGTMLALNGLQGPSYLGTGCMFRRLALYGIDPPHCRAENITAEASRLGNSTIFLDSVSKALKNDRSITPPPIDDTFLAELERVVTCSYDKGTNWGKGVGYIYDIATEDIVTGFRIHGQGWRSMYCTMEHDAFCGVAPINLTERLHQIVRWSGGSLEMFFSHNNPFIGGRRIQPLQRVSYLNMTVYPVTSVFILIYALSPVMWLIPDEVYIQRPFTRYVVYLLIIVVMIHVIGWLEIKWAGVTWLDYWRNEQFFMIGSTSAYPTAVLHMAVNLLTKKGIHFRVTSKQTAAGDNDKFADLYDFRWVPMLIPTMAVMICNVGAIGVALGKIVVNIETWTAAKKMHAALGLLFNIWIMFLLYPFALAIMGRWAKRPIILVILLPVVFVLVALLYVGLHVLLAGVIPL; the protein is encoded by the exons ATGGCTTCACCGCCGCCGGCAGACGGTGCCAATGGTGGCCTCACTGACCCACTTCTAGTGAGCGCGAACGGCCACGGTGCCTCCCCGAGGAAGGCTGCCCACGGCGCCAAGGGCAAGTACTGGGTGGCCTCCGACAAGGCCGAGAGGCGGGCTGCCAAGGAGGCCGGCGGAGAGGACGGACGCGCGCTGCTGTTCCGGAAGTATAAGGTCAAAGGCTCCCTCCTGCACCCCTACAG GTTGCTGATCATCATCCGATTAATCGCTGTCCTCGTCTTCTTCGCATGGCGCATCAGGCACAACAAATCTGACATCATGTGGTTTTGGACAATGTCCATCGTCGGCGACGTCTGGTTTGGCTTCTCGTGGCTCCTCAACCAGCTCCCAAAGTTCAACCCCGTCAAGACCATCCCAGACCTGGCCGCCCTCAAGCGGTACTTTGACTTCTCTGAAGGCACCTCTAGGCTCCCCGGCATTGACGTTTTCGTCACCACAGCCGACCCCATTGATGAGCCCATACTCTACACCATGAATTGTGTCCTCTCCATCCTCGCTGTTGACTACCCAGTCGACAGGCTTGCCTGCTATCTCTCAGATGATAGCGGGGCACTGGTTCTCTATGAGGCATTGGTTGAGGTCGGAAAGTTTGCACCCCTGTGGGTTCCATTCTGCCGCAAGTACTCCATTGAGCCAAGGGCACCAGAAAGCTATTTTGAGCATGTGGCGCCACCACAGGCTGGAAGGGTGACACAGGAGTTCTTGAATGATTATAGGAGGGTGCAAATGGAGTATGATGAGTTCAAGGTGCGCTTGGACAACCTCCCTGATAGCATCCGCAAGAGATCTGATGTTTACAATAGCATGAGAGCTACACAAGGAGGTCAAAAGGCAACTTGGATGGCAAATGGGACTCAGTGGCCCGGCACATGGATTGATCCAACAGAAAACCATAGAAAAGGGCACCATGCTCCAATTGCCAAG GTTGTGCTGGATCATCCAAGCCGTGAACAACATCATGGTTCACAACCCATTACTGAAAGCAATCTCAACATTGGCACCACTGATGAGcgccttccaatgcttgtttatgtCTCTCGTGAGAAGAACCCAAGTTATGACCACAACAAGAAGGCAGGTGCCCTGAATGCACAACTGCGGGCTTCTGCTCTCCTCTCTAATGCACAACTCGTCATCAACTTTGACTGCGACCACTACATCAACAATTCTCAAGCCCTAAGCTCGGCTGTGTGCTTCATGCTAGATCAACGAGATGGTGATAACACCGCTTTTGTTCAGTTCCCACAGCGCTTCGACAATGTTGACCCCACGGACCGCTACGGTAACCACAATCGTGTCTTCTTTGATGGGACCATGCTTGCCCTTAATGGTTTGCAAGGACCCTCATACCTCGGCACTGGTTGCATGTTCCGTCGCTTAGCACTCTATGGTATTGACCCACCCCACTGTAGAGCAGAAAACATCACAGCCGAAGCTAGCAGGCTTGGTAACTCCACAATCTTCCTAGATTCAGTGTCAAAAGCCCTAAAAAATGACAGGTCAATCACACCACCACCAATTGATGACACATTCCTTGCTGAGTTAGAGAGGGTTGTGACATGTTCTTATGACAAAGGTACTAACTGGGGCAAGGGTGTAGGGTACATCTATGACATAGCCACTGAAGATATAGTAACAGGATTTCGCATCCACGGGCAGGGGTGGCGCTCTATGTATTGCACAATGGAGCATGATGCGTTCTGTGGCGTTGCACCAATCAACCTAACTGAACGCCTCCATCAAATTGTGCGTTGGTCTGGTGGGTCTTTAGAGATGTTCTTTTCCCATAACAACCCATTCATTGGTGGTCGTCGTATTCAACCTCTTCAGCGTGTCTCCTACCTCAACATGACAGTCTACCCAGTCACATCAGTCTTCATCCTGATCTATGCTCTAAGCCCGGTGATGTGGCTTATCCCTGATGAAGTATACATCCAGAGACCATTCACTCGGTATGTTGTGTACCTTCTCATAATCGTCGTGATGATTCACGTGATTGGCTGGCTTGAGATAAAGTGGGCGGGGGTCACATGGCTAGACTATTGGCGCAATGAGCAGTTCTTTATGATCGGCTCAACGAGTGCATATCCAACGGCAGTGCTGCACATGGCAGTGAACCTCCTCACAAAGAAGGGCATACACTTCAGGGTCACTTCCAAGCAAACAGCCGCGGGTGACAATGACAAGTTTGCCGACTTGTACGATTTTCGATGGGTGCCAATGCTCATCCCAACAATGGCAGTTATGATCTGCAATGTTGGTGCCATTGGTGTAGCCCTGGGCAAAATAGTGGTAAACATTGAAACATGGACAGCGGCGAAGAAGATGCATGCAGCATTGGGTCTGTTGTTCAACATATGGATCATGTTTCTTCTCTACCCATTTGCACTAGCGATCATGGGGCGGTGGGCGAAGAGGCCAATCATCCTTGTAATCTTGCTGCCAGTTGTGTTTGTACTTGTTGCCCTTTTGTATGTAGGTCTCCATGTCTTACTTGCCGGTGTAATTCCACTCTAG